In the Cololabis saira isolate AMF1-May2022 chromosome 7, fColSai1.1, whole genome shotgun sequence genome, one interval contains:
- the zbtb33 gene encoding transcriptional regulator Kaiso yields MPNLKLITATDTQYPAVVLKSLNEQRNHGLFCDITIIIQDKKFRAHRTILSASSSYFHKLFSVAGQVVELNFMKPEIFEQILNYIYSSKIIRVRSDMLEELIHAGKILGVKFIANLGSPLSQVKGLPGLSKDTESKSDISTEIMPMITESFSISAEEFNQANKPADDEEDSDSDVEFVSHTASQKVSNSEVIDLDKSDSESAPSKQNVETNHADATHREKATTPVRMCAADPPSIGCPSPTVPVNSPLRSPDSSSNNSSSPLRVSAGSLPITPVRSRGFTSEPSSSSQSTENSDRMGVHQKHISTSTQQGDFKIRLMDVSEISAIQPNIPTPTTASKKTVTLDTASEIDSISSGCKVYANIGENTYDIVPEKEDPGEGGSKTNKGRRSLMATPLKTFDEAPLSPKAGPNRKKAKTELEDHYELIMDGKTFYVCIVCKRPYVCLPSLRRHFNTHSWEKKYPCRHCNKVFALAEYRTKHEIFHTGERRYQCLLCNKMFINYQLLSSHCKQVHNQDPSGRKEKDDGENNLYRLLPCKTVPMKSYSWVTEDPGVPIINEDGSLHHITTGGGPVLSSNQGKMLNWDDIFADPNTHMPPDTREHPGSTINSPPQGPTEFEFITPERY; encoded by the coding sequence ATGCCGAATCTAAAGCTGATAACTGCGACGGACACACAGTATCCAGCAGTGGTCTTGAAGTCCTTGAATGAGCAACGAAATCATGGATTATTTTGTGATATCACCATTATCATACAGGACAAGAAATTCAGAGCTCATAGAACAATCCTCTCTGCTTCAAGTTCATATTTTCACAAGCTTTTCAGTGTTGCTGGACAAGTGGTTGAGTTGAACTTCATGAAGCCAGAGATATTTGAGCAGATTCTCAACTATATTTACAGCTCCAAGATTATTCGTGTTCGTTCTGACATGCTTGAGGAGCTTATACATGCTGGAAAGATACTAGGAGTGAAGTTCATCGCAAATTTGGGCTCACCGTTATCACAAGTTAAAGGTCTTCCTGGTTTGTCTAAGGACACTGAAAGCAAGAGTGACATTTCCACAGAGATTATGCCAATGATCACAGAGTCCTTCTCCATTTCTGCAGAGGAATTCAATCAAGCAAACAAGCCTGCAGACGATGAGGAGGACTCAGACAGTGATGTTGAGTTTGTGTCTCACACAGCCAGTCAGAAAGTGAGCAATTCTGAGGTCATTGATTTGGACAAATCGGATTCAGAAAGTGCTCCATCAAAACAAAATGTGGAAACAAATCATGCAGATGCAACTCACAGAGAGAAAGCCACAACTCCTGTAAGAATGTGTGCTGCAGATCCTCCCAGCATTGGTTGTCCTAGCCCCACTGTACCAGTCAACAGCCCTCTTCGCAGTCCTGATAGCAGCTCCAACAACTCCTCTTCCCCTCTCAGAGTCTCCGCAGGAAGTCTTCCCATAACACCGGTCCGATCAAGGGGCTTCACCTCTGAGCCATCAAGTTCCTCTCAGTCCACAGAAAATAGTGACAGGATGGGAGTCCATCAGAAGCACATCTCTACTTCTACTCAGCAAGGGGATTTTAAAATAAGGCTCATGGATGTGTCTGAAATATCAGCTATTCAACCCAACATTCCCACACCAACTACAGCTTCAAAAAAGACGGTGACACTCGATACAGCCTCAGAAATTGATTCTATTTCGTCAGGCTGTAAAGTGTATGCCAATATTGGAGAAAATACTTATGACATTGTCCCAGAAAAGGAAGATCCAGGTGAAGGAGGCTCTAAAACCAACAAAGGGAGAAGATCTTTGATGGCAACACCCTTGAAGACCTTTGATGAAGCACCTTTATCGCCAAAGGCAGGACCAAACAGGAAGAAGGCCAAAACAGAGCTTGAGGATCACTATGAGCTGATCATGGATGGAAAGACTTTTTACGTGTGCATTGTATGTAAGCGCCCTTATGTCTGTCTGCCAAGTCTCCGTCGTCACTTCAACACTCATTCGTGGGAAAAGAAGTACCCGTGCCGCCACTGCAACAAGGTCTTCGCCCTGGCTGAATACAGAACTAAACATGAAATCTTCCACACAGGAGAAAGACGCTACCAGTGCTTGTTGTGCaataaaatgttcataaactACCAGTTGCTCTCCAGTCACTGCAAGCAAGTCCACAATCAAGATCCCAGTGGGCGGAAGGAAAAGGATGATGGTGAAAACAACCTGTACCGCCTGCTGCCATGCAAAACAGTACCGATGAAGTCCTACTCCTGGGTTACCGAGGATCCTGGTGTCCCCATCATAAACGAAGATGGCAGCTTGCATCACATAACAACAGGGGGCGGACCTGTCCTGTCTTCCAACCAAGGCAAGATGTTGAACTGGGACGACATCTTCGCCGACCCTAACACTCACATGCCACCAGACACTCGTGAGCATCCAGGCTCAACCATAAACTCTCCTCCACAGGGACCCACAGAGTTTGAATTTATTACACCAGAGAGGTACTGA